The Triticum dicoccoides isolate Atlit2015 ecotype Zavitan chromosome 6A, WEW_v2.0, whole genome shotgun sequence genome has a window encoding:
- the LOC119314281 gene encoding death-inducer obliterator 1-like yields the protein MELSKQGQEPMSASMGSQALASSNIQPAQSGYPAAFYPPLSAGWGAQPMFSTGASVPVSSYYIVPMSQQAAQVGVSRPETSHPLGVQSVSRVSLRPPQQVLNIQTSLPAVTGSQLSPSVAGKKSVASPKVQMMKSALSAKRPAQKELPSKAQPQQFESVRSKFRESLSAALVMDSDQQDKKQSAQNLQSDGSADQKKVEGDEVKDTVMTTSKDASTTNSEADNADVAQKCEGDEKLGCGIASDMITSTNDDSDTQQQLKHLPSEDEVLDQSMVVTDELLQGHGLCWVSDFPAGMAEPVTQPNLKRDRASDIEPGVTGNLTESESKRIKSTDEAATDKGSMIQKAESLAFRIEEELFKLFGGVNKKYKERGRSLLFNLKDKGNPELRSRVISGELAPDRLCSMTAEELASKELSEWRLAKAEEHEKMVVLPNTEVDVRRLVRKTHKGEFQVEIEETDGISVEVELGGNVLSHVPSKAVESETKTNDETSTDDKTGVEVKDKGSDGMSQDEDGGTGDNDSSGNVEYIENEKADLIDELMVDDLKDAENLPPIPSLDEFMLGLDSEPPFENLSVGTPQKDLSDSDEPSSTLDSEKLPETEDKQSAQKKARSESDVPALQGKSESKSESPKQKSESPKQKVGSELVPDVPRDGEKIKSSPEKVESKEPAAASANMSNPVSTVNHKTTAVPMIRESIWEGAIQLTLSSLTNVVAIFKSGEKPSGKEWSSLIEIKGRVKLSAFQDFLEQLPKSRSRAIMVTELCWKECSSESGRQQLSQTIDSYIADERVGLAEPADGLELYLCPPQGKTVEILSQHLPKEHLGGLAVAETSIIGIVVWRRPSVPRVSSHQRHDGSKRQSAPRKPQVTGSTSAHRPSAPQNSHGVPPGFPNQQHHQHQEEDVTDDDVPPGFGPGVVARRDEDDLPEFNFVNPAANVTTHAFKGQRHVAPTSARPVEQMRELVQKYGKRSSVESRPWADDDDDDIPEWNPIQQSRQPLSFTPTPQQPLPPPPPLPPMQQIHHAYQQYNPNAMQPLLPQVAMQYSLSSQQQLPLVQQQLQPSQPWQQQQPSAWWPATAQQGGSAAAGSAVPAPQYGGVIMPNGSSAQAGNLGGAPWGPR from the exons atggagTTATCAAAGCAGGGCCAGGAACCCATGTCAGCTAGCATGGGATCTCAAGCACTCGCCTCTTCAAATATCCAACCTGCTCAGTCTGGATATCCCGCTGCGTTCTATCCACCCCTATCTGCTGGCTGGGGTGCACAGCCAATGTTCTCTACGGGAGCTTCGGTACCTGTCAGTTCATATTATATTGTCCCTATGAGTCAACAAGCTGCCCAAGTTGGTGTTTCCAGGCCAGAGACTTCACATCCTTTGGGGGTGCAATCTGTAAGCAGAGTATCACTGAGGCCACCCCAGCAGGTGCTGAATATTCAAACATCTTTGCCAGCAGTAACTGGATCGCAGCTGTCGCCATCTGTTGCCGGAAAGAAAAGTGTTGCTTCTCCAAAGGTCCAGATGATGAAATCTGCATTATCTGCCAAGCGTCCTGCACAGAAAGAGCTACCATCAAAGGCTCAGCCTCAGCAGTTTGAATCCGTGAGATCAAAGTTCAGGGAGTCACTTTCTGCTGCACTCGTCATGGATTCTGACCAGCAGGATAAGAAACAATCTGCTCAGAACCTGCAGTCTGATGGGTCAGCAGACCAGAAGAAGGTGGAGGGAGATGAAGTGAAGGATACAGTGATGACCACATCCAAGGATGCGAGTACAACAAATTCAGAGGCAGACAATGCTGATGTTGCTcagaaatgcgagggagatgagaagTTAGGCTGTGGCATAGCATCAGACATGATCACAAGCACAAATGATGACAGTGACACACAACAACAACTAAAGCACCTTCCTTCAGAAGATGAAGTATTAGACCAAAGTATGGTTGTCACAGATGAACTCTTGCAAGGTCATGGCCTTTGTTGGGTTTCTGATTTTCCTGCTGGGATGGCTGAACCTGTGACACAACCTAATTTGAAGAGGGACAGGGCTTCTGATATTGAGCCTGGGGTTACAGGCAATTTGACAGAGTCTGAATCAAAAAGAATAAAGTCTACAGATGAGGCAGCAACAGATAAGGGTAGTATGATCCAGAAGGCTGAAAGCTTGGCATTTAGAATTGAAGAGGAACTCTTTAAACTGTTTGGTGGAGTGAACAAGAAGTACAAGGAGCGAGGCAGATCTCTTCTGTTTAATCTAAAAGATAAAGGCAACCCTGAGTTAAGGTCGAGGGTCATATCTGGAGAACTTGCACCCGATCGCCTTTGTTCAATGACTGCGGAGGAACTTGCTTCCAAAGAGCTCTCAGAGTGGCGTTTGGCTAAAGCCGAAGAACATGAAAAAATGGTTGTCCTTCCTAACACTGAAGTTGATGTCAGGCGTTTAGTGAGGAAAACACACAAAGGAGAGTTCCAAGTTGAAATAGAAGAAACTGATGGTATTTCAGTGGAGGTTGAGCTTGGGGGTAATGTTCTATCTCATGTTCCATCAAAAGCTGTTGAAAGTGAAACAAAAACCAATGATGAAACAAGTACGGATGATAAAACTGGTGTAGAAGTTAAGGACAAGGGTTCTGATGGCATGTCACAAGATGAGGATGGTGGGACAGGTGACAATGATTCATCAGGCAATGTTGAATATATTGAAAATGAGAAAGCAGATCTTATTGATGAACTTATGGTGGATGACTTGAAAGACGCAGAGAATCTTCCACCAATTCCTTCGCTAGATGAATTCATGCTGGGGTTAGATTCTGAACCACCTTTTGAAAATTTATCAGTTGGGACCCCGCAAAAAGATCTCAGTGATTCTGATGAACCTAGCTCCACCTTAGATTCCGAGAAACTTCCTGAGACAGAAGATAAGCAGTCTGCACAAAAGAAGGCCAGATCTGAATCAGATGTGCCGGCTTTACAGGGTAAATCGGAGTCCAAGTCAGAATCACCCAAACAGAAGTCAGAATCACCCAAGCAGAAGGTTGGTTCAGAGTTGGTTCCTGATGTGCCACGCGATGGAGAGAAAATCAAATCCTCCCCAGAGAAAGTCGAATCTAAAGAACCTGCTGCTGCTAGTGCTAATATGTCGAATCCTGTTTCAACTGTGAACCATAAGACAACTGCTGTTCCTATGATTCGTGAGAGTATATGGGAGGGTGCGATTCAGCTTACTCTATCGTCACTCACGAATGTTGTTGCCATTTTCAAAAG TGGTGAAAAGCCATCTGGGAAAGAATGGAGTAGCTTAATTGAAATCAAGGGGAGAGTTAAACTTAGTGCTTTTCAAGATTTTCTCGAACAACTTCCCAAATCTAGGAGCCGCGCTATAATG GTAACTGAGCTGTGCTGGAAGGAGTGTTCGTCGGAGAGTGGCCGCCAACAACTCTCGCAG ACAATTGATTCATATATTGCAGATGAGAGAGTGGGACTAGCTGAGCCTGCAGATGGACTGGAGCTGTACCTGTGTCCCCCTCAAGGGAAAACTGTGGAGATTCTCTCCCAGCACCTGCCAAAGGAGCACTTGGGTGGTCTCGCTGTGGCAGAAACATCGATAATTGGAATCGTCGTCTGGCGGAGACCCAGCGTTCCTAGGGTGTCCTCCCATCAGAGGCATGATGGTTCCAAGAGGCAGTCAGCCCCAAGGAAACCCCAGGTTACCGGTTCTACTTCGGCCCATAGGCCCTCCGCGCCCCAGAACTCTCACGGCGTGCCACCAGGTTTTCCCAACCAGCAGCATCACCAGCACCAAGAGGAGGATGTAACTGATGACGATGTGCCCCCGGGCTTTGGGCCTGGCGTTGTTGCGCGCAGGGACGAAGACGATCTTCCTGAATTTAATTTTGTTAACCCCGCTGCTAATGTAACGACGCATGCCTTCAAGGGCCAACGGCATGTAGCACCGACCTCTGCTCGCCCAGTCGAGCAAATGAGGGAATTGGTTCAGAAGTATGGTAAAAGATCATCTGTTGAATCGCGTCCTtgggctgacgacgacgacgatgatatacCAGAGTGGAACCCCATCCAGCAAAGTAGGCAGCCGCTGTCATTTACACCCACCCCGCAGCAACCactcccaccaccaccaccactaccgccCATGCAGCAGATCCACCATGCGTACCAGCAGTACAACCCAAATGCAATGCAGCCTCTCCTTCCCCAGGTTGCAATGCAGTACAGCCTTAGTAGCCAGCAGCAGCTCCCTTTGGTCCAGCAGCAGCTTCAGCCTTCGCaaccatggcagcagcagcagcctaGTGCctggtggccggcgacggcgcagcAGGGTGGGTCGGCCGCCGCCGGCTCTGCTGTTCCAGCGCCCCAGTATGGTGGTGTGATAATGCCTAATGGTAGCAGCGCCCAAGCTGGGAACCTAGGTGGCGCCCCCTGGGGACCGAGATAG
- the LOC119314282 gene encoding uncharacterized protein LOC119314282, with protein sequence MASLALRPIMPATAAAASTTTTLNRARRGSSTLLRRRQPVTCMAESSGGGNSTVELAAGAAGLASCATVAWSLYTLKATGCGLPPGPGGSLGAAEGVSYLVVAGIVGWSLTTKVRTGSGLPAGPYGLLGAAEGVAYLTVVAIAAVFGLQFFQQGSLPGPLPSEQCFG encoded by the coding sequence ATGGCGTCGTTAGCCCTCAGGCCCATCATGCCAGCAACCGCGGCGGCCGCTTCCACGACCACAACTCTCAACCGCGCCCGCCGCGGCAGCTCCACCCTTCTCCGTCGCCGGCAGCCAGTCACGTGCATGGccgagagcagcggcggcggcaacaGCACCGTGGAGCTGGCCGCCGGAGCGGCGGGGCTCGCGTCGTGCGCGACGGTGGCGTGGTCCCTCTACACGCTCAAGGCGACGGGCTGCGGCCTGCCCCCGGGCCCCGGCGGCTCGCTGGGCGCGGCGGAGGGCGTCAGCTACCTCGTGGTGGCGGGCATCGTCGGCTGGTCGCTCACCACCAAGGTGCGCACCGGGTCGGGACTCCCGGCCGGGCCCTACGGCCTACTCGGCGCCGCCGAGGGCGTCGCGTACCTCACCGTCGTCGCCATCGCCGCCGTGTTCGGGCTGCAGTTCTTCCAGCAGGGGTCGCTCCCGGGCCCGTTGCCGTCGGAGCAGTGCTTTGGCTGA